GCTCTCGGACGCTGGCAAGGTGACGGCGGAGATCGCCAGGGCGCATGCCGAAAGTGAGTTCGAGAAGTACCGCATCGTACAGGACCGACTGTTTGAGAGCGATTTCGATCGCGTCGTGGCCGAGACCAAGCGCCTCGCGGAGAAGACAAACGCGCCCAAGCCCCGCAGGAGCGAGGAGCGCGAGAAGCCATGACAGCGTTCACCGAATCGGTTGAGAGCCGTCTACACCAGCGGCAGGGGAGTCAGCAAGTGCTCCGAAAGGCGTCCCTGCCGTCTAGAACCCCCAGCGGCCCGCGGATGCCTGGGCGTGCCTCGTGTGCCGCCCGGGAGGCATGCGACGGACTTCACCGATGTTGCGCTCAGGCGCCGCTGCACAAGCCGGTAGTAGGCGATATGCTCGGATCTACTCAATTTTGAGGGAGCCAGGCACAGCGCTCCTGGGTGCGGGTCACGCCGGGAGCCGTTGCCGCTGGGAGAGTTTGCGGATGTCCACTGAACCTTGGGTCTCCGTCGGAGATGTCGCTAAGCACCTGAGCATCGCGAAGAACTCCATCGATCGACGGATCGAGCACAGAAGCCTCCCCGCCCACGAGGTCGGTCGCTTCTGGGAGTTCAAGCTGTCCGAGGTCGATGAGTGGGTGCGCGCGGGGGGCGTCGGCGCGGAGGGGCCAAAACCGGCCGGCGAGGAGGGGCACGGATGAGCGCACCCGCTCCGATCATCGACTTCGATCGGCTTTTCCGCCTGCGGCTGGTGGTCGCGCGCCACGGTGAGATGGACGTCGCTCGTTGGTGGAACACGCAAGGCATGCTCGCGCGCCGAGGAGCAGTCGCCCTCCGGCGTGGACTCCCTGCAACGCACAGCCTCGCGCAGGCGCGCATCGTGTTCGCGGTAGCGAGCTCCCGCTGCCACGAGATCTTCAATCCCCCAGGGTGCATGACCTTGTGGCACCTGCCCGCTGAGATCGAGGACCAGTTGGAAGAGCACTGGCAGGGATGGCTCGACGAGGGCGAGAAGTGGGCCCCGCTGTTCGAGAAGCTCGCCGCCTACGAAGGAAGCGATCTTCTCGCCGCCCTCCGCCAGTTCGAGCTCATCTCAGACGCCGACGTCGATGCCGTCGGAAAGCTCCGGCGTTCGGCTGAGAACCGCGCAGTGCCCTTGCCCGGCACTCACCAACCCACCGACGACGTT
The window above is part of the Pseudomonadota bacterium genome. Proteins encoded here:
- a CDS encoding excisionase family DNA-binding protein codes for the protein MSTEPWVSVGDVAKHLSIAKNSIDRRIEHRSLPAHEVGRFWEFKLSEVDEWVRAGGVGAEGPKPAGEEGHG
- a CDS encoding BrxE family protein, with product MSAPAPIIDFDRLFRLRLVVARHGEMDVARWWNTQGMLARRGAVALRRGLPATHSLAQARIVFAVASSRCHEIFNPPGCMTLWHLPAEIEDQLEEHWQGWLDEGEKWAPLFEKLAAYEGSDLLAALRQFELISDADVDAVGKLRRSAENRAVPLPGTHQPTDDVFTLLAAGFARGEAGNPAIPYARLET